The following coding sequences lie in one Pontibacter sp. G13 genomic window:
- the murC gene encoding Mur ligase family protein, whose product MNIHFIAVGGSIMHSLAIALKQAGHNVTGSDDQIYDPAKSKLAQHGILPDREGWDPARITEDLDAVILGMHAFDDNPELAKARALGLDIYSFPAFMFEHARNKQRVVIAGSYGKTTITSMIMHVLQGLGLPFDYLVGAQVPGFQNAVRLSDDAPVLLLEGDEYLASKLDPRPKFLLYHPHITVISGISWDHINVFPTEEMYVEQFGLLLDSMDKAGSVIYHSEDKDLSKLVESRLDPDQHYIFPYKTPKYRVKDGKFAITLEGEERAMKVMGKHNMANIAAAWGVCSLMSVDVKDFLDQMATFEGAKLRLEYLEETDHKVVIRDYAHAPAKVQATVEAVRERYKQENLIACLELHSFSSLNKDYLPYYKDTMKGADQRIVYVNPHAWEKRRMPALNQADITQAFGDEGLTFVTDAGQLNGILQGAKNGNDVVLMMSSGNFGGIDLDSL is encoded by the coding sequence ATGAATATTCATTTCATTGCTGTAGGAGGTAGCATCATGCACAGCCTGGCAATCGCACTTAAGCAGGCTGGCCACAACGTTACGGGATCTGACGATCAGATCTACGACCCTGCCAAATCCAAGCTCGCACAACATGGCATTCTTCCTGACCGAGAAGGCTGGGACCCGGCTCGCATTACCGAAGACCTAGATGCGGTCATCTTGGGTATGCATGCATTTGATGACAATCCTGAATTGGCCAAAGCCAGAGCGCTAGGTCTTGATATATATTCTTTCCCCGCTTTCATGTTTGAGCATGCGCGCAACAAACAGCGCGTCGTGATTGCCGGAAGCTATGGAAAAACGACCATAACCTCGATGATCATGCATGTCCTTCAGGGACTTGGCCTTCCTTTTGACTATTTGGTAGGCGCACAAGTACCTGGGTTTCAAAATGCCGTGAGATTGTCAGATGATGCGCCAGTTTTGCTCCTTGAAGGAGATGAGTATCTGGCCTCAAAACTCGACCCAAGACCTAAGTTCCTGCTCTATCATCCACACATTACGGTGATCTCCGGGATATCCTGGGACCACATCAATGTCTTTCCGACTGAGGAGATGTATGTGGAGCAATTTGGGCTGCTTCTGGATTCGATGGACAAGGCGGGAAGCGTCATTTACCATTCGGAAGACAAAGACCTCAGCAAGCTCGTAGAATCTCGACTTGATCCCGATCAGCATTACATATTCCCTTACAAAACGCCCAAATACCGAGTGAAGGACGGCAAATTTGCCATCACCTTGGAAGGGGAGGAGCGCGCCATGAAAGTCATGGGTAAGCACAATATGGCCAATATCGCCGCTGCTTGGGGAGTTTGTAGCCTGATGAGTGTTGATGTCAAGGATTTCCTCGACCAGATGGCGACGTTCGAAGGTGCAAAACTCCGACTTGAATATCTGGAGGAGACCGACCACAAAGTGGTTATCCGGGACTATGCCCACGCTCCAGCCAAAGTTCAGGCCACAGTGGAAGCTGTCAGAGAACGATACAAACAGGAAAACCTCATTGCCTGTCTTGAGCTGCATTCTTTTAGCAGCCTCAACAAGGACTATCTTCCATACTACAAGGATACGATGAAGGGAGCCGATCAGCGGATCGTTTACGTGAATCCACATGCTTGGGAAAAAAGGAGAATGCCCGCCCTGAATCAGGCAGATATCACCCAAGCCTTTGGAGATGAGGGACTTACGTTCGTTACGGATGCCGGTCAGCTCAATGGAATTCTCCAAGGCGCCAAAAATGGCAACGATGTCGTGCTCATGATGAGTAGCGGAAACTTTGGCGGAATCGATCTGGATTCCCTGTAG
- a CDS encoding VOC family protein, with protein MKQTHWLILAMVIFTWAGCKQKLEKIPAITENPTGTWQTGKFVWHELASNQPEASKEFYEQMFNWKFEAYSDEYELITHDGKPIGGIVALGADASAGSSQWVSFLSVTNVDRGMEIAKANGGSVVQSTVELPGRGKMAVVRDPRSAPVGIIRTNGGDPAPTDAIVYNEWIWNELWTDDAPNVQEYYMRLAGLTSHNLASRDSSRDDYWILFKKKEMEAGIIPIPEKMGNVKPNWLPYVAVEDLEAAVERVQKLGGEVLIAPEASSNRAAIVTDPSGAPFGIHKWPYSLEPKSPKE; from the coding sequence ATGAAGCAAACACACTGGTTGATCTTGGCCATGGTCATATTCACATGGGCAGGATGCAAACAAAAGCTAGAAAAAATCCCCGCGATTACGGAAAATCCGACCGGTACTTGGCAAACAGGCAAGTTCGTCTGGCACGAATTGGCCTCCAATCAACCAGAGGCTTCCAAAGAATTTTATGAACAGATGTTCAATTGGAAATTCGAAGCTTATTCGGATGAATACGAATTGATTACCCACGACGGAAAACCTATTGGCGGTATCGTTGCGCTAGGTGCTGACGCATCGGCAGGATCTTCCCAATGGGTAAGTTTTCTGTCCGTAACCAACGTGGATAGAGGCATGGAGATCGCCAAAGCCAATGGCGGTTCTGTAGTACAATCGACTGTAGAGCTACCCGGTCGCGGGAAAATGGCTGTGGTTCGAGACCCAAGATCCGCACCAGTAGGGATCATCCGTACCAATGGTGGGGACCCCGCTCCCACAGATGCTATCGTGTACAATGAGTGGATCTGGAACGAGCTGTGGACAGATGATGCACCGAATGTTCAAGAATACTACATGCGTTTGGCAGGTCTTACCTCTCACAACCTAGCTTCCAGAGATTCTTCGAGAGACGATTATTGGATTCTATTCAAGAAGAAGGAGATGGAGGCCGGAATCATCCCGATTCCAGAGAAAATGGGAAATGTAAAGCCAAACTGGCTGCCTTACGTGGCGGTTGAGGACCTTGAGGCAGCGGTAGAGCGCGTCCAAAAATTAGGTGGTGAAGTTCTGATCGCTCCCGAAGCATCTTCCAACCGTGCTGCCATTGTAACGGATCCATCTGGAGCGCCATTTGGCATCCACAAATGGCCCTATTCATTGGAACCTAAATCCCCAAAAGAATGA
- a CDS encoding Hpt domain-containing protein yields the protein MANFEYLDENSRETVFDLMDGDKELIVDLVDTLIDSNPDLIDQLNKALETGDAKGVRDSAHTLKSSNLQLGATDFADMCQKMEYLGKSNQLNEAATLFPSLKEEYGEVISALESWKDHVLEG from the coding sequence ATGGCCAATTTCGAATATCTTGATGAAAATTCCCGCGAGACCGTTTTTGATTTGATGGATGGGGACAAGGAATTGATTGTTGATTTGGTGGACACGCTCATTGACAGCAATCCTGACTTGATCGACCAGCTCAACAAAGCGCTTGAAACTGGAGATGCCAAAGGAGTGAGAGACTCCGCTCATACACTCAAGTCCTCAAACCTACAATTGGGAGCTACTGACTTTGCCGACATGTGCCAAAAAATGGAGTATCTCGGCAAATCCAATCAGCTTAATGAGGCTGCCACTTTGTTTCCATCCCTCAAAGAAGAGTATGGAGAGGTGATCTCTGCCCTGGAATCCTGGAAAGATCATGTGCTGGAAGGATAG
- a CDS encoding DUF2452 domain-containing protein, whose amino-acid sequence MEKPKNPIDPDKVAENPSTLPYAHSVGGAPIEPTKEGAVKSQALSAMESQTDMQLAQIREQIELLARQAQEIQDRKDISEKIYRASIGFTPLINHVYHLYEKMDSSWVLSMVAPEEWGASSPYAAFVASVRLLADHTWHIERKGAI is encoded by the coding sequence ATGGAAAAACCCAAGAACCCCATAGATCCAGATAAGGTAGCAGAAAATCCCTCTACCCTCCCCTATGCCCACTCTGTAGGTGGTGCACCTATTGAGCCCACCAAGGAAGGCGCCGTCAAAAGTCAAGCATTGTCGGCAATGGAGTCCCAGACTGATATGCAGCTGGCCCAAATTCGGGAACAAATCGAACTATTGGCTCGTCAGGCCCAAGAAATTCAGGACCGGAAGGACATTTCGGAGAAGATCTACCGCGCATCCATCGGTTTTACTCCCCTGATCAATCACGTCTATCATCTATATGAAAAAATGGACAGCAGTTGGGTGCTGTCCATGGTCGCCCCGGAAGAATGGGGCGCTTCCTCTCCTTATGCCGCCTTTGTGGCCTCCGTCAGGCTTTTGGCCGATCATACCTGGCACATCGAGCGCAAAGGCGCTATTTGA
- a CDS encoding response regulator: protein MKFPLFFSAMILMGAGWLASLNLRYQPDATWFASGMIVLGTAGLCLAYLFRNRSAKRANRTLEAHQHQIDLLEQKIVRKNESLQHSHHQAEEANMIKQQFFASISHDFQTPLNTIFSVVHLMEDIGFSDPEQEKMMGTMKMASQTLRMTFSNLLDIHKIRSGGIRFSEVKIELPQLLSDICDPYKLKASHKGISFEVEIDESAPLLILGDPYRFRQIIGSILDNAVKFTESGQVKMSISTVSWQDRESVLEFSVSDTGIGIPETKLEKIFHSFTHADRNISQRYGGSGLGLTIAKMLLELQGSKILVHSEHGQGSLFYFNLTCKTLLSKEEQAQQTQKQTLANSTETENLKGVRVLVVEDNEVNSKLACKILGKWGIDTLTAFNGKEAYEQVQNEEIDLVLMDIRMPVMDGIEATKQIRTMRNGLYKDLPIIALTASAIAEEKKEIEESGMNGVVFKPFNPKELRQQISHFVRQRAEIS, encoded by the coding sequence GTGAAGTTTCCATTATTTTTTTCCGCCATGATCTTGATGGGAGCCGGTTGGTTGGCGTCCCTGAATCTCCGATATCAGCCAGATGCAACGTGGTTCGCTTCTGGCATGATCGTATTGGGGACTGCTGGCCTTTGCCTAGCTTATCTGTTCCGCAACAGGAGCGCGAAACGGGCAAATCGGACCCTAGAGGCTCACCAACACCAGATCGATCTGCTGGAACAGAAAATTGTCCGTAAAAACGAATCGCTTCAACATTCACATCATCAGGCAGAGGAGGCCAATATGATCAAACAGCAATTTTTCGCCTCCATCAGCCATGATTTCCAGACCCCCTTGAATACCATATTCAGCGTGGTTCACTTGATGGAAGACATCGGCTTCTCCGATCCTGAACAGGAGAAAATGATGGGTACCATGAAAATGGCTTCTCAAACGCTTAGGATGACATTTTCGAACTTGCTGGATATTCATAAAATTCGATCTGGGGGCATTCGATTTTCGGAAGTGAAGATCGAATTGCCACAGCTCCTCTCGGACATTTGCGATCCCTACAAACTCAAGGCTTCCCATAAAGGCATCTCCTTTGAGGTGGAAATTGATGAGTCCGCACCTCTGCTGATCCTTGGCGATCCTTACAGATTCCGGCAAATCATAGGCTCCATTCTGGACAATGCGGTAAAATTCACTGAATCAGGTCAAGTGAAAATGAGCATATCCACAGTTTCGTGGCAAGACCGGGAATCTGTTCTTGAATTCTCGGTTTCTGATACCGGAATTGGTATCCCGGAAACTAAGCTTGAGAAGATTTTCCACTCATTTACCCATGCAGACCGTAATATTTCCCAGCGTTATGGTGGAAGCGGGCTAGGACTGACAATCGCCAAAATGTTGCTAGAGCTTCAAGGATCTAAGATTCTGGTGCATTCAGAACATGGTCAGGGAAGCTTGTTCTACTTCAATCTTACATGCAAAACCCTGCTGTCAAAAGAGGAACAGGCTCAGCAAACCCAAAAGCAGACCTTGGCGAATTCTACGGAAACCGAGAATTTGAAGGGCGTGCGCGTACTCGTGGTCGAGGACAATGAGGTAAATAGTAAGCTGGCTTGTAAAATTTTGGGTAAATGGGGCATCGATACCTTGACCGCCTTCAATGGCAAAGAGGCCTATGAGCAAGTGCAAAACGAGGAGATTGATCTGGTCCTGATGGATATCCGAATGCCTGTCATGGACGGAATAGAAGCTACCAAACAGATCCGTACGATGCGAAACGGCCTCTATAAAGATCTGCCGATTATTGCCCTAACTGCATCTGCCATCGCCGAGGAAAAAAAGGAAATCGAAGAATCCGGAATGAATGGTGTAGTATTTAAGCCTTTTAATCCCAAGGAGTTACGCCAGCAAATTTCCCACTTTGTGCGTCAGCGTGCAGAAATATCCTAA
- a CDS encoding M14 family zinc carboxypeptidase — translation MGLDYYLPGQNSPFNPQITTPEDVLGWQVGKWHVSHDKLLQYHLHLAAQSPRVSVDTIGYSYEDRPLIQLYITSEQNQSKLETLRNNHLQALSSTQEVADNPLVVNLGYSVHGNEPSGGNASLVVAYFLAATTDPAWLDMLEQTVVVLDPCLNPDGFHRFSTWVNMHKGTPMHADPQDREHREVWPGGRTNHYWFDLNRDWLPVQHPESQGRVKAFQNWKPNVLADFHEMGTNSTFFFQPGIPSRNNPITPENTFVLTRKLANYHASALDELGSLYFTEEAFDDFYFGKGSTYPDVQGGVGILFEQASSRGHLQASIHGNLAFPFTIRNQVATSLSTLRGAHALRDELLHHQQTFYQEASEMAGEDEVIGYLLGGTQDKIRISALADILTIHQIDHSLFQDGQQNWNCWVKVDQPQYRLITAMFEERTSFQDSLFYDVSSWNLAHAFNLELTEIKDGKLANSIQANSSNEVASAVSPMRGGSPYAISFDWRSYHAPRLLNLLQQKGIRLKVATEPFGNEEIHEFPRGTIIIPMANQVMNEGTLAAFVKEQATGLDVPFHLHQTGLTSGVSLGSRTFENIVQPKVAVVVGDGISGYDAGEAWYVLEQRFGLNITLLPVEQLGRVDLSAYNVLIMPDGRYRGGAPGTVKQWVEKGGTLIAFKYALNWLNAHDLGNFGFASPATKPHPHTYHEHGKVRGAQVIGGAICEVEIDLSHPLAFGLERPWIPVFKKGGTMLSPDPYSIQEPFKFSQTPLIAGFLSTQNQATLSGTTYLKVKPLGAGRIIGMSDNPNFRAFWYGTQRIFMNAVCLGQIVD, via the coding sequence ATGGGCCTAGATTACTATCTGCCCGGGCAGAATTCCCCCTTTAACCCTCAAATCACAACTCCAGAAGATGTCTTGGGCTGGCAAGTGGGAAAATGGCATGTCAGTCATGACAAACTCCTTCAATACCATTTACATCTAGCTGCCCAATCTCCGAGAGTTTCAGTGGACACCATCGGGTATTCCTACGAGGATCGCCCACTCATTCAGCTATACATCACTTCCGAGCAAAACCAGTCGAAGCTGGAAACCCTACGGAATAATCACCTGCAAGCGCTTTCCAGTACACAGGAAGTTGCTGATAATCCACTGGTAGTCAACCTTGGTTACAGTGTGCATGGCAATGAACCTAGCGGAGGAAATGCATCTCTCGTGGTTGCATATTTCTTAGCGGCTACAACAGACCCTGCTTGGTTGGATATGCTCGAGCAAACCGTGGTGGTTCTAGATCCGTGCCTCAATCCTGATGGTTTCCACCGTTTTTCAACGTGGGTGAATATGCATAAAGGCACCCCCATGCATGCAGATCCCCAAGACCGTGAGCATCGCGAGGTATGGCCCGGAGGCAGGACCAACCACTATTGGTTTGACCTAAACCGGGATTGGTTGCCCGTACAGCATCCTGAATCTCAGGGCCGAGTGAAGGCTTTTCAAAATTGGAAACCCAATGTGTTGGCGGATTTTCATGAAATGGGAACCAACTCCACCTTCTTTTTTCAACCGGGAATTCCTTCTCGGAACAATCCAATCACTCCGGAAAACACCTTCGTCCTTACCCGGAAATTGGCCAATTACCATGCATCTGCATTGGATGAATTGGGTTCCCTGTATTTCACTGAAGAGGCATTTGATGATTTCTATTTCGGCAAAGGGTCTACATATCCGGATGTCCAAGGTGGGGTAGGGATCTTGTTTGAGCAGGCATCCAGCAGAGGACATTTGCAGGCGTCCATCCATGGGAATCTCGCATTTCCGTTTACCATACGAAATCAAGTGGCCACCTCGCTTTCCACCCTGAGAGGCGCTCATGCGTTAAGAGATGAATTGCTACATCATCAGCAGACTTTTTATCAGGAAGCCAGTGAAATGGCCGGGGAAGACGAAGTCATCGGATACCTCTTGGGAGGCACCCAAGACAAAATTCGCATTTCCGCGTTGGCGGATATTTTGACGATTCATCAGATCGATCATTCCTTATTCCAAGACGGCCAGCAAAATTGGAACTGCTGGGTGAAAGTCGATCAGCCTCAATATCGCTTGATTACAGCCATGTTCGAAGAGAGAACCAGTTTTCAGGATAGCCTCTTCTATGATGTTTCCAGTTGGAATCTTGCGCATGCGTTCAATCTGGAACTTACCGAAATCAAAGATGGTAAGCTCGCAAATTCAATTCAGGCAAATAGTTCCAATGAAGTAGCATCCGCAGTTTCGCCCATGCGAGGAGGCAGTCCCTATGCGATTAGTTTCGATTGGAGGTCGTATCATGCTCCTAGGCTCCTCAACCTGCTTCAGCAAAAGGGGATTCGGCTGAAAGTCGCTACGGAACCATTTGGAAATGAGGAGATCCATGAATTTCCTAGAGGAACTATAATCATTCCTATGGCCAATCAGGTCATGAACGAGGGAACACTTGCTGCCTTTGTCAAGGAACAGGCAACAGGTCTCGACGTTCCTTTCCATTTACACCAAACAGGGCTTACCTCAGGTGTGTCCCTTGGGTCGCGAACATTTGAGAATATCGTTCAGCCCAAAGTTGCAGTTGTCGTCGGAGATGGAATCAGCGGGTATGATGCAGGTGAGGCTTGGTACGTGTTGGAACAGCGATTCGGATTGAATATCACCTTGCTCCCGGTTGAACAACTCGGGCGGGTAGATCTGTCAGCGTATAATGTATTGATCATGCCTGACGGAAGATATCGAGGGGGAGCACCCGGCACCGTCAAACAGTGGGTGGAAAAAGGGGGAACGCTTATCGCCTTTAAGTATGCTCTCAACTGGCTCAATGCCCATGATTTGGGGAATTTTGGCTTTGCTAGTCCCGCTACAAAACCTCATCCTCATACCTACCATGAGCATGGCAAGGTGAGAGGAGCCCAGGTGATTGGTGGAGCTATTTGCGAAGTGGAAATTGACCTTTCCCATCCGCTGGCATTTGGATTGGAACGGCCTTGGATACCTGTTTTCAAAAAGGGTGGGACGATGCTTTCTCCCGATCCTTACTCCATCCAAGAACCCTTCAAATTTTCTCAAACGCCATTGATAGCAGGATTTCTCTCCACCCAAAATCAGGCAACACTTTCCGGAACTACCTACCTTAAGGTTAAGCCATTAGGCGCAGGGCGTATCATCGGGATGTCTGACAATCCCAACTTTAGGGCCTTTTGGTATGGGACCCAGCGAATATTCATGAATGCCGTGTGCCTGGGACAAATTGTCGACTAA
- a CDS encoding class I SAM-dependent methyltransferase: MQESLDLKFAANQEMWNQKTGVHLDSDFYELEAFKQGDTSLRSVELEEVGEVSGKSLLHLQCHFGMDSLSWVRQGAEVTAMDFSSEAIKEARNLSKELELPATFIESNLYDLPSNLQGEFDVVFTSYGVLGWLPDMDRWAEVAAQYVKPGGFLYLIEFHPVIWMHDEEVNHIEYDYFNTSVIEEITEGTYADREAALKHKSYSWNHSISEVVGALIRQGLQISQLNEFPFSTWDCFPNLKEIGHRKYVFKHLEGKIPYMYSLKAHKPA; the protein is encoded by the coding sequence ATGCAGGAATCGCTCGATCTAAAATTTGCCGCCAATCAAGAGATGTGGAACCAAAAAACGGGAGTACATCTAGACTCTGATTTCTATGAGCTGGAAGCCTTCAAACAAGGGGACACAAGCCTTCGATCTGTAGAATTGGAAGAAGTAGGGGAGGTGAGTGGCAAGTCCTTATTGCATCTTCAGTGCCATTTCGGGATGGATTCGCTGTCGTGGGTAAGGCAAGGAGCAGAAGTGACTGCCATGGATTTTTCTTCTGAGGCCATCAAGGAAGCTCGAAATTTATCCAAGGAGTTGGAGCTGCCTGCTACGTTCATCGAATCTAATTTGTACGATCTACCTTCGAATCTCCAAGGTGAGTTTGATGTCGTCTTCACTTCCTACGGGGTATTGGGATGGTTGCCCGATATGGATCGATGGGCCGAAGTTGCCGCCCAGTATGTGAAGCCAGGTGGGTTTTTGTATCTGATCGAATTTCATCCGGTTATTTGGATGCATGACGAGGAGGTCAACCATATCGAGTATGATTATTTCAACACTTCGGTCATTGAAGAAATCACCGAAGGAACCTATGCCGATCGGGAGGCAGCTCTTAAACACAAGTCCTATAGCTGGAATCACTCCATTAGTGAGGTCGTTGGAGCGCTCATTCGTCAGGGATTGCAGATTTCCCAGTTGAACGAATTTCCTTTTTCCACTTGGGACTGTTTCCCCAACTTGAAGGAAATCGGCCATCGGAAATATGTGTTCAAGCATCTAGAAGGGAAAATCCCCTATATGTATTCACTCAAGGCTCACAAACCAGCCTGA